A region of Faecalibacterium taiwanense DNA encodes the following proteins:
- a CDS encoding ABC transporter ATP-binding protein, protein MNILQANDLTKIYGSGENAVHALDGVDLSVKKGEFVAIVGTSGSGKSTLLHMLGGLDRPTSGTVMVDGQDIFSLKEEALTIFRRRKIGFVFQSYNLVPVLNVYENIILPTELDGGKVNKAFVQQIVQTLGLSDRLDALPNQLSGGQQQRVAIARALAAAPAIILADEPTGNLDSKTSQDVLSLLKVTSQKFTQTIVMITHNEEIAQMADRIIRIEDGRIVSQN, encoded by the coding sequence ATGAATATTTTACAGGCAAATGACCTGACGAAGATTTACGGCTCCGGTGAAAACGCAGTTCATGCATTGGATGGAGTTGATTTAAGTGTAAAGAAGGGCGAATTTGTTGCAATTGTCGGCACATCCGGCTCCGGCAAATCCACGCTGCTGCACATGCTGGGCGGGCTGGATCGCCCTACAAGCGGCACGGTCATGGTGGACGGACAGGATATTTTCTCCCTGAAGGAGGAAGCGCTGACCATCTTCCGCCGCAGGAAAATCGGCTTTGTATTTCAGAGCTACAATCTTGTTCCGGTGCTGAATGTATATGAAAATATCATTCTACCCACTGAACTGGATGGCGGAAAGGTAAACAAGGCTTTTGTGCAGCAGATTGTACAGACGCTTGGACTGAGCGACCGTCTGGATGCGCTGCCCAATCAGCTCTCTGGCGGTCAACAGCAGCGAGTAGCCATTGCCCGTGCGCTGGCGGCAGCACCCGCTATCATTCTGGCAGATGAACCCACCGGTAATCTGGATTCCAAAACCAGCCAGGATGTATTGAGCCTTTTGAAAGTCACCAGTCAAAAGTTCACCCAGACAATCGTAATGATCACTCACAACGAAGAAATTGCGCAGATGGCAGACCGCATTATCCGTATCGAAGATGGTCGGATCGTCTCCCAGAACTAA